A DNA window from Leptolyngbya sp. KIOST-1 contains the following coding sequences:
- a CDS encoding homoserine dehydrogenase yields the protein MRVGLLGLGTVGAGTAKILLDPAHRHPLVGQIELAKVGVRSLDKPRSVTIEGDRLTTDLESIVSDPTIDAVVEVMGGLEPARSLILKAIAQGKHVVTANKAVIARYGDEIFTAANQAGVYVLLEAAVAGGIPVIQPLKQALGVNRIHAVTGIINGTTNYILTRMQREGGDFEPILADAQRLGYAEADPSADVDGLDAADKIAILASLAFGGRIKLSEVYSEGIRQVTAADIAYADRLGFVIKLLAIARRDGEYDETSDQALDRLELRVHPTLVPVSHPLASVNDVYNAILIEGDPIGQVMFFGPGAGEGPTASAVVADLLNLAANLKAEVGPASANPLLACSHQHYCKVSPMADIVSRFYVRLLAEDAPGVIGKLGTCFGRHQVSLESIVQIGQHETRAEIVIVSHEVTEAKFQTALDELRDYAEIHSVASVLRVL from the coding sequence ATGCGTGTCGGTTTGCTGGGGCTGGGAACGGTGGGGGCAGGGACGGCCAAGATTTTGCTGGATCCGGCCCATCGCCATCCTTTGGTGGGGCAGATTGAGTTGGCTAAGGTGGGGGTGCGGAGTTTGGACAAGCCCCGCTCGGTCACCATTGAGGGCGATCGCCTCACCACTGACCTAGAGAGCATTGTCAGCGACCCCACCATCGACGCGGTGGTGGAGGTGATGGGGGGGCTGGAACCGGCGCGATCGCTGATTCTGAAGGCGATTGCCCAGGGAAAGCATGTGGTGACCGCCAACAAAGCGGTGATCGCCCGCTACGGCGATGAGATCTTCACCGCCGCCAACCAGGCCGGGGTCTATGTGCTGCTGGAGGCGGCGGTGGCGGGGGGCATTCCGGTGATTCAGCCGCTGAAGCAGGCCCTGGGGGTAAACCGCATCCACGCGGTGACCGGGATCATCAACGGTACCACCAACTATATCCTCACCCGCATGCAGCGGGAGGGGGGCGACTTTGAGCCAATTTTGGCCGATGCCCAGCGGCTGGGCTACGCCGAGGCCGACCCCAGCGCCGACGTGGACGGCCTTGATGCCGCCGACAAGATTGCGATTTTGGCCTCCCTGGCCTTTGGCGGGCGAATTAAGCTCTCTGAGGTCTACAGCGAGGGCATCCGCCAGGTGACGGCGGCGGATATTGCCTACGCTGACAGACTGGGGTTTGTGATCAAGCTGCTGGCGATCGCCCGCCGGGACGGCGAGTACGACGAGACTTCAGATCAGGCGCTGGATCGGCTGGAGCTGCGGGTACACCCCACCCTGGTGCCAGTGAGCCACCCCCTAGCCTCGGTCAACGATGTGTACAACGCAATTTTGATCGAGGGCGACCCGATTGGGCAGGTGATGTTTTTTGGGCCTGGGGCCGGGGAGGGGCCGACGGCGAGCGCGGTGGTGGCCGACCTGCTGAATCTGGCGGCTAACCTCAAGGCTGAGGTTGGCCCAGCCTCGGCGAATCCGCTGCTGGCTTGCAGCCATCAGCACTACTGCAAGGTCAGCCCCATGGCGGATATCGTCAGCCGTTTTTATGTGCGGCTGCTGGCGGAGGATGCGCCGGGGGTGATTGGCAAGTTAGGGACTTGTTTTGGGCGGCACCAGGTGAGTCTGGAGTCGATTGTGCAGATTGGGCAGCACGAGACGCGGGCGGAGATTGTGATTGTGAGCCATGAGGTGACGGAGGCGAAGTTTCAGACGGCGCTGGATGAGCTGCGGGATTACGCTGAGATTCACAGTGTGGCGAGTGTGTTGCGGGTGCTGTAG
- the petH gene encoding ferredoxin--NADP reductase yields the protein MYNPSVSGGNASTVAGSRLFLYEVQGLRQNAETDQMNNPIRKSGSVFITVPYNRMNQEMQRITRMGGKIVSIRPIEEVGTVNNAEPTPITAPVVAPAEAAAPAETAPTQTEKKPMTQAAPKKAAASVPINLYKPNSPYVGKVLSNEPLVQEGGSGIVQHIKFDLSAGDLHYVEGQSIGIIPDGTDEKGKPHKLRLYSIASTRHGDDMDDKTVSLCVRQLEYKHPETGETVYGTCSTFLCGIEPGADVKITGPVGKEMLLPDDPEATVIMLATGTGIAPFRAYLWRMFKEAERQKNTDYQFKGLAWLIFGVPYTPNILYKEELEQIQKEFPENFKLTYAISREQQNAEGGRMYIQHRVAEHADELWDLMQKPNTHTYMCGLKGMEDGIDEGMSVAANKHGVDWIEFRKQMKKEHRWHVETY from the coding sequence ATGTACAATCCAAGTGTGAGCGGCGGCAACGCCAGTACTGTGGCCGGAAGCCGTTTGTTTTTATACGAAGTGCAGGGCCTTCGCCAAAACGCGGAAACCGATCAAATGAACAACCCCATTCGCAAGAGTGGCAGTGTTTTCATTACGGTGCCCTACAACCGTATGAACCAGGAGATGCAGCGCATTACCCGCATGGGTGGCAAGATCGTCAGCATTCGACCCATTGAAGAGGTGGGTACCGTTAACAATGCTGAGCCTACGCCCATTACGGCTCCCGTGGTTGCGCCCGCCGAAGCTGCTGCCCCAGCAGAGACCGCGCCAACCCAAACTGAGAAAAAGCCCATGACTCAAGCCGCACCTAAAAAAGCCGCTGCGAGCGTGCCCATTAACCTCTACAAACCCAACAGCCCCTACGTCGGCAAGGTGTTGTCGAACGAACCTCTGGTTCAAGAAGGTGGTTCTGGGATCGTACAGCACATTAAGTTTGACCTGTCCGCTGGGGATCTCCACTACGTAGAAGGTCAGAGCATTGGCATTATTCCCGATGGCACCGATGAGAAAGGCAAGCCCCACAAGCTACGCCTCTACTCCATCGCCTCGACTCGCCACGGTGACGACATGGACGACAAAACCGTGTCGCTCTGTGTGCGCCAGCTCGAGTACAAACATCCTGAGACGGGGGAGACCGTCTACGGCACCTGTTCGACGTTTCTCTGTGGCATTGAGCCTGGGGCCGATGTGAAGATCACCGGACCGGTGGGCAAGGAGATGCTGCTGCCCGACGATCCCGAGGCCACCGTCATCATGCTGGCAACGGGTACGGGGATTGCCCCCTTCCGGGCCTACCTGTGGCGGATGTTCAAAGAAGCTGAGCGCCAGAAGAACACTGACTACCAGTTCAAGGGGCTGGCCTGGCTGATCTTTGGCGTGCCCTATACGCCCAACATTCTTTACAAAGAGGAGCTGGAGCAGATTCAGAAGGAGTTTCCCGAGAACTTCAAGCTCACCTACGCCATCAGCCGCGAGCAGCAAAATGCCGAGGGCGGTCGCATGTACATTCAGCACCGCGTGGCTGAGCATGCCGATGAGCTGTGGGACCTGATGCAGAAGCCCAACACCCATACCTACATGTGCGGTCTGAAGGGTATGGAAGACGGCATCGACGAAGGGATGTCGGTGGCGGCTAACAAGCACGGTGTCGACTGGATCGAGTTCCGCAAGCAGATGAAGAAAGAGCATCGCTGGCACGTAGAGACCTACTAG
- a CDS encoding phosphoribulokinase, translating to MISKPDKVVLIGVAGDSGCGKSTFLRRLSDLFGAEFMTVICLDDYHSLDRKQRKAAGVTALNPKANNFDLMYEQIKALKEGNSIDKPIYNHETGELDPPERVDPNRIVVIEGLHPLYDERVRELLDFSVYLDISDEVKIAWKIQRDMAERGHTYEDVLASINARRPDFEAYIDIQKQYADVVIQILPTQLIPNDEEKKVLRVRLMQREGIEGFDPVYLFDEGSTIDWIPCGRKLTCSYPGIRMHYGPDSYYGHEVSVLEVDGQFDRLEEMIYIESHLSNTSTKYYGEMTELLLKHREYPGSTNGSGLFQVLVGLKMRATYERLISTNREVATTA from the coding sequence ATGATCAGCAAGCCAGACAAAGTAGTTCTAATTGGTGTCGCCGGCGACTCTGGGTGCGGCAAATCTACGTTTCTACGACGACTGAGCGATTTGTTCGGCGCTGAGTTTATGACCGTCATCTGCCTGGATGACTACCACAGCCTCGATCGCAAGCAGCGCAAAGCCGCCGGGGTGACCGCCCTCAACCCCAAGGCCAACAATTTTGATCTCATGTACGAGCAGATCAAAGCGCTGAAAGAGGGCAACAGCATCGATAAGCCCATCTACAACCACGAAACCGGCGAACTCGATCCCCCTGAGCGTGTCGACCCCAACCGCATCGTTGTGATTGAAGGTCTGCACCCCCTCTACGACGAGCGTGTGCGCGAACTGCTCGACTTCAGCGTCTACCTTGACATCAGCGACGAAGTCAAAATCGCCTGGAAGATTCAGCGCGATATGGCCGAGCGCGGCCACACCTACGAAGACGTGCTGGCCTCGATCAACGCCCGTCGCCCCGACTTCGAAGCCTACATTGACATTCAAAAGCAGTATGCCGATGTCGTGATTCAAATCCTGCCCACCCAGCTGATCCCCAACGATGAGGAGAAGAAGGTGCTGCGGGTGCGCCTGATGCAGCGGGAAGGCATTGAGGGCTTCGACCCTGTCTACCTGTTCGACGAAGGCTCCACCATCGACTGGATTCCCTGCGGGCGCAAACTCACCTGCTCCTACCCCGGCATCCGCATGCACTACGGCCCCGACTCCTACTACGGCCACGAGGTCTCGGTGCTGGAGGTAGACGGCCAGTTCGATCGCCTCGAAGAGATGATCTACATCGAGAGCCACCTCAGCAACACCTCCACCAAGTACTACGGAGAAATGACTGAGCTGCTGCTCAAGCACCGTGAGTACCCCGGCTCCACTAACGGCAGTGGTCTGTTCCAGGTGCTGGTGGGCCTCAAAATGCGCGCCACCTACGAGCGCTTGATCTCTACCAACCGCGAAGTGGCGACCACCGCCTAG
- a CDS encoding ion transporter produces MSDLTASPSLKVQLRKRLYAHNTELVLIGLIVLSALLVLLEIGSSPGSPGYAQVLHLQAGLTVIFWLELAARWWLAPSRRRFFQIYWIDLVAVLPFPPSVPALRLLRLLRLFRASILLNRNLGRFAPALALGLGAQISLLATIGVILLIGALGLYLFEGSQNPDLDSLGKALWWSIFMLVGTEPIGGEPETPWGRAITLMLMLGGLTLFAVVTGLVSATMVQRLRSVMDFRPMELEELSDHTVICGWNRNGTHVVEELLLDPDMENHPIVVVAEFTETPEQALQHLNLSNLYFHTADYTRIDVLQGINIVHAARAILLADTSRPRSDQDIDARTVLAALTIEKLNPAVYTCAQLLDRQNDVQLRIAGVDDVIVSSEITSHIIATSARAQGSVEVLAELLTVQVGNQIYKVPVPPSWVDLPFWQAVDRMKQQQDALPIALEVSQPQRRTLVNPPANYRLAPQDKLVVIARKMPDKFDA; encoded by the coding sequence ATGTCTGATCTGACCGCGTCGCCGTCCCTCAAAGTTCAGCTCAGAAAGCGGCTCTACGCCCACAACACAGAGCTCGTGTTGATTGGGTTGATTGTGCTGTCGGCCCTGCTGGTGCTGTTGGAAATCGGCTCCTCGCCCGGCAGTCCTGGCTATGCCCAGGTGCTGCATCTCCAGGCGGGGCTGACGGTCATCTTCTGGCTGGAGCTGGCGGCCCGCTGGTGGCTGGCGCCCAGCCGACGGCGGTTTTTCCAAATCTACTGGATCGACCTGGTGGCGGTGCTGCCCTTTCCCCCCTCCGTTCCGGCGCTGCGGCTGCTGCGGCTGCTGCGGCTGTTTCGAGCCAGCATCCTGCTGAACCGCAATCTGGGCCGGTTTGCCCCGGCCCTGGCCCTGGGCCTGGGGGCACAGATCAGCCTGCTGGCCACCATTGGTGTAATTCTACTGATTGGAGCCCTGGGCCTTTACCTGTTTGAGGGCAGCCAAAACCCAGATCTGGACTCCCTTGGCAAAGCGCTGTGGTGGAGCATCTTTATGCTGGTGGGGACTGAACCCATTGGCGGTGAGCCAGAGACACCCTGGGGCCGGGCAATCACCCTGATGCTGATGCTGGGGGGGCTGACCCTGTTTGCGGTGGTGACTGGTCTGGTGTCGGCGACAATGGTACAGCGCCTGCGTTCGGTAATGGATTTTCGCCCTATGGAACTGGAAGAACTTTCGGATCACACGGTGATCTGTGGCTGGAACCGCAACGGTACCCATGTGGTCGAAGAATTGCTGCTCGACCCCGATATGGAAAATCACCCCATTGTGGTGGTGGCGGAGTTCACTGAAACTCCTGAGCAGGCCCTCCAGCATCTCAACCTGTCGAACCTTTACTTTCATACCGCCGACTACACCCGCATTGATGTGCTCCAGGGGATCAACATTGTCCATGCGGCCCGGGCCATTTTGCTGGCCGACACCTCGCGCCCCCGCAGCGACCAGGATATTGACGCCCGCACGGTGCTGGCGGCCCTGACCATTGAAAAACTCAACCCAGCGGTCTACACCTGCGCCCAACTGCTCGATCGCCAGAATGACGTCCAGCTCAGAATCGCTGGGGTAGACGACGTGATTGTATCCAGCGAAATCACCAGCCACATCATTGCCACTTCGGCCCGGGCCCAGGGGTCAGTGGAGGTGCTGGCCGAACTGCTGACGGTGCAGGTGGGCAACCAGATTTACAAAGTGCCCGTGCCGCCCAGCTGGGTAGATTTGCCCTTCTGGCAGGCGGTCGATCGCATGAAGCAGCAGCAGGATGCCCTACCCATTGCCCTGGAGGTGAGTCAGCCCCAGCGCCGCACCCTGGTCAACCCGCCGGCCAACTATCGCCTCGCCCCCCAGGACAAGCTGGTGGTGATTGCCCGCAAAATGCCGGACAAGTTTGACGCCTGA
- a CDS encoding iron uptake porin: MVNVLSWRAVARLCLTGCDRALVAASVLLLSATAAVASSPAPFEELDESAGVALAAASYEGSDNGAAEAAPAGLAAEMAAATVLGADAIAPAGTLLAAEPVDTAEPTAMFRVDDLEGSLETEAVVRPAAAADLAQVTRVTDFSDVLPSDWAFQSLSNLVENYGCLQGYPDSTFRGQRSLTRFEFAAGLNACLDVIVSTLGAGIPEEDLATIRRLQEEFAAELASIRGRVDQLEADTAQLRAQQFSTVTKLRGQVFANIGGGFSGGDVLAEGINAFASGPTRTVRTVSGNPAVNVGSLMWLNFDTSFNGADRLKLQLVTGSGTGPGNFWASAGLFNTFGTPIQFQTGVPAGQDFSVYLRELSYAFPVGNNLTLDIGPRINWYSYFDQNRYTFFLTGANSFNSSGGTQVNSLDRGTGVVAVWNVADWLDLRVGYLAENTEFIGGPKAPSDPSVGLFGGTSTLTGQIGLRPFDNFNLRLLYTRSNLMPNATGLIGGTFGEPIYGFVNDGAGGGLTNAPADTFLVNFDWTPLNWLGLFGRYSYGSVALTQAATGIGVGSVDAQSIQFGVAFPNLFREGAQATISYLVPFSVINGREFFVSGAGDGGKQRELEFVYRYPLNRNIWLMPSVYWIMDANNFSTNPDIFIFNLQTQLLF, translated from the coding sequence ATGGTGAACGTACTCTCCTGGCGTGCTGTGGCCCGCCTTTGCTTGACTGGTTGCGATCGCGCTCTAGTGGCTGCTTCGGTGCTGCTGCTGTCCGCTACGGCGGCGGTTGCGAGTTCCCCTGCGCCGTTTGAAGAATTGGACGAAAGCGCTGGAGTTGCCCTCGCAGCCGCCAGCTACGAGGGCAGCGATAACGGCGCTGCCGAAGCTGCCCCAGCAGGATTGGCAGCAGAGATGGCTGCGGCAACGGTGCTAGGGGCTGATGCGATCGCTCCGGCAGGGACTCTGCTGGCCGCTGAGCCCGTAGACACCGCTGAGCCCACCGCCATGTTTCGGGTGGATGACCTGGAGGGAAGCCTCGAAACCGAAGCCGTGGTGCGCCCGGCGGCGGCCGCTGACCTGGCTCAGGTTACCCGAGTCACGGATTTCTCTGACGTGTTGCCCTCCGACTGGGCCTTTCAGTCCCTGAGCAACCTGGTGGAAAACTACGGCTGCCTCCAGGGCTACCCCGATAGCACCTTCCGGGGGCAGCGCTCCCTGACCCGCTTCGAATTCGCCGCTGGCCTCAATGCCTGTCTGGATGTGATCGTCAGCACCCTGGGGGCGGGCATCCCCGAGGAAGATCTGGCCACCATCCGCCGTCTGCAGGAGGAATTTGCCGCTGAGCTGGCCTCCATTCGAGGCCGCGTCGACCAGCTGGAAGCCGACACCGCCCAGCTCCGGGCCCAGCAGTTTTCCACCGTGACCAAGCTGCGGGGTCAGGTGTTTGCCAACATCGGCGGCGGCTTTTCTGGCGGCGATGTGCTGGCCGAAGGGATCAACGCTTTTGCCTCTGGTCCGACCCGGACGGTGCGAACCGTTAGCGGCAACCCGGCGGTCAACGTGGGCAGCCTGATGTGGCTCAACTTTGACACCTCCTTTAACGGTGCCGATCGCCTCAAGCTCCAGCTGGTCACCGGCAGCGGCACCGGCCCGGGCAACTTCTGGGCGTCGGCGGGTCTGTTCAACACCTTTGGTACCCCCATCCAGTTCCAGACTGGGGTGCCAGCTGGGCAAGACTTTAGCGTCTACCTGCGGGAGCTAAGCTATGCCTTTCCGGTGGGCAACAACCTCACCCTCGATATCGGTCCCCGGATCAACTGGTACAGCTACTTTGACCAGAACCGATACACCTTCTTCCTGACTGGGGCCAACAGCTTTAACTCCAGCGGTGGCACCCAGGTGAATAGCCTGGACCGGGGTACGGGGGTAGTTGCGGTGTGGAACGTAGCCGACTGGCTCGATCTGCGGGTAGGCTACCTGGCAGAAAATACTGAGTTCATTGGCGGCCCCAAGGCTCCCAGTGACCCCAGCGTCGGTCTGTTTGGCGGTACCAGCACCCTCACCGGCCAGATTGGCCTGCGTCCCTTTGACAACTTCAACCTGCGGCTGTTATACACCCGATCGAACCTGATGCCCAACGCAACAGGTCTGATTGGCGGTACCTTCGGCGAGCCCATCTACGGGTTTGTCAACGACGGCGCCGGGGGAGGCCTGACCAATGCCCCCGCCGACACCTTCCTGGTCAACTTCGACTGGACTCCGCTCAACTGGCTGGGGCTGTTTGGCCGCTACAGCTACGGTAGTGTTGCCCTGACCCAGGCGGCTACTGGGATCGGTGTGGGCAGTGTTGATGCCCAGTCGATTCAGTTTGGGGTAGCCTTTCCAAACCTATTTCGGGAAGGCGCTCAGGCGACCATTTCCTACCTAGTGCCTTTCTCGGTCATCAACGGGCGAGAGTTCTTTGTGTCGGGGGCAGGCGATGGCGGCAAACAGCGGGAACTGGAGTTTGTCTACCGCTACCCGCTCAACCGCAACATCTGGCTGATGCCTTCTGTGTACTGGATCATGGATGCCAATAACTTCAGCACCAACCCCGACATCTTTATCTTCAACCTGCAGACCCAGCTCCTCTTCTAA
- a CDS encoding DUF2721 domain-containing protein, translated as MELTTPALLFPAISLLLLAYTNRFLVLAQLIRQLHSSERDYFEQMVQRQIANLRQRIALIRLMQALGVSSFIVCTLSMLGLFLEQQQLAEALFGLSLLLLVASLLTSLYEIAISTRAIEAELADIDAKCRYPRR; from the coding sequence ATGGAATTGACAACTCCGGCGCTGCTGTTTCCGGCTATCTCGTTGCTGCTGCTGGCCTACACCAACCGGTTTCTGGTGTTGGCGCAGCTGATCCGTCAGCTCCATAGCTCTGAGCGCGACTATTTTGAACAAATGGTGCAGCGCCAAATTGCTAACCTGCGCCAGCGCATTGCCCTGATTCGACTGATGCAGGCGCTGGGGGTGTCGAGCTTTATTGTTTGCACTCTGTCGATGCTGGGGCTGTTTCTTGAGCAGCAGCAGCTGGCCGAGGCCCTGTTTGGCCTCAGTCTGCTGCTGCTGGTGGCGTCGCTGTTGACATCGCTCTACGAAATTGCCATTAGCACCCGGGCGATCGAGGCGGAGTTGGCCGATATCGATGCCAAATGCCGCTATCCCCGGCGCTGA